A genomic window from Betta splendens chromosome 17, fBetSpl5.4, whole genome shotgun sequence includes:
- the ppp1r7 gene encoding protein phosphatase 1 regulatory subunit 7 isoform X2, with amino-acid sequence MASLSVGEPQEMEVDRRCESEESGDDETRRKSINGDADPNQPTSASKEESPVDMDTITLDPEEEDVDLVHCRIGKIEGLEVLQKAKTLSLRQNLIKKIENLESLCSLRELDLYDNQIRKLENLQNLTELEQLDVSFNILRKVEGLEQMTRMKKLFLLHNKISSIANLEDLTGLEMLELGSNRIRVIENLDSLTSLQSLFLGTNKITKLQNLDALHNLSVLSIQSNRITKIEGLQNLVNLRELYLSHNGIEVIEGLENNKKLTTLDIAANRVKKIENISHLTELQEFWMNDNQIDNWSDLDELKNAKTLETVYLERNPLQKDPQYRRKIMLALPSVRQIDATFIRF; translated from the exons TGGACCGAAGGTGCGAGTCCGAGGAGTCTGGTGATGATGAGACCAGGAGGAAGAGTATCAATGGCGATGCGGACCCCAATCAGCCCACTTCCGCAA GTAAAGAAGAGTCTCCTGTTGACATGGACACTATAACCTTggacccagaggaggag GATGTTGATCTTGTTCATTGTCGCATTGGAAAGATTGAAGGACTAGAGGTGCTACAAAAGGCTAAA ACACTCTCCTTACGACAGAATCTCATCAAAAAGATAGAAAACCTTGAAAGTTTGTGCTCACTGCGGGAATTAGATCTATATGACAATCAGATTCGCAAGCTTGAGAACCTGCAAAACCTGACAGAGTTGGA ACAGCTTGACGTGTCCTTCAACATTTTGAGAAAGGTGGAGGGCTTGGAGCAGATGACTCGTATGAAGAAACTTTTTctgcttcacaataaaattaGCAGCATTGCCAACCTTGAAGACCTCACAGGCCTGGAGATGCTGGAGCTGGGTTCCAATCGCATCAGG GTCATTGAGAATTTGGATTCTCTGACATCATTGCAAAGTTTGTTTCTTGGTACCAATAAAATAACTAAGCTTCAGAATTTGGATGCTTTACACAATCTGTCTGTCCTAAGCATTCAG AGTAACAGGATTACTAAAATTGAGGGTCTACAAAACCTTGTCAACCTGCGAGAGCTCTATCTCAGTCACAATGGCATTGAGGTCATCGAGGGCTTGGAAAACAAC AAAAAGCTGACCACGCTGGACATTGCAGCAAATCGAGTAAAGAAAATTGAAAATATCAGCCAtttgacagagctgcaggagttCTGG ATGAACGATAACCAGATAGATAACTGGTCAGATCTGGATGAGCTAAAGAATGCCAAGACTCTGGAGACGGTGTATCTTGAGAGAAATCCGCTGCAGAAGGATCCCCAGTACCGGCGAAAGATCATGCTGGCGTTGCCCAGCGTGCGCCAGATTGACGCTACCTTTATCCGCTTCTAA
- the ppp1r7 gene encoding protein phosphatase 1 regulatory subunit 7 isoform X1: MASLSVGEPQEMEGEWSCDDAAVSWPYPRVDRRCESEESGDDETRRKSINGDADPNQPTSASKEESPVDMDTITLDPEEEDVDLVHCRIGKIEGLEVLQKAKTLSLRQNLIKKIENLESLCSLRELDLYDNQIRKLENLQNLTELEQLDVSFNILRKVEGLEQMTRMKKLFLLHNKISSIANLEDLTGLEMLELGSNRIRVIENLDSLTSLQSLFLGTNKITKLQNLDALHNLSVLSIQSNRITKIEGLQNLVNLRELYLSHNGIEVIEGLENNKKLTTLDIAANRVKKIENISHLTELQEFWMNDNQIDNWSDLDELKNAKTLETVYLERNPLQKDPQYRRKIMLALPSVRQIDATFIRF, encoded by the exons TGGACCGAAGGTGCGAGTCCGAGGAGTCTGGTGATGATGAGACCAGGAGGAAGAGTATCAATGGCGATGCGGACCCCAATCAGCCCACTTCCGCAA GTAAAGAAGAGTCTCCTGTTGACATGGACACTATAACCTTggacccagaggaggag GATGTTGATCTTGTTCATTGTCGCATTGGAAAGATTGAAGGACTAGAGGTGCTACAAAAGGCTAAA ACACTCTCCTTACGACAGAATCTCATCAAAAAGATAGAAAACCTTGAAAGTTTGTGCTCACTGCGGGAATTAGATCTATATGACAATCAGATTCGCAAGCTTGAGAACCTGCAAAACCTGACAGAGTTGGA ACAGCTTGACGTGTCCTTCAACATTTTGAGAAAGGTGGAGGGCTTGGAGCAGATGACTCGTATGAAGAAACTTTTTctgcttcacaataaaattaGCAGCATTGCCAACCTTGAAGACCTCACAGGCCTGGAGATGCTGGAGCTGGGTTCCAATCGCATCAGG GTCATTGAGAATTTGGATTCTCTGACATCATTGCAAAGTTTGTTTCTTGGTACCAATAAAATAACTAAGCTTCAGAATTTGGATGCTTTACACAATCTGTCTGTCCTAAGCATTCAG AGTAACAGGATTACTAAAATTGAGGGTCTACAAAACCTTGTCAACCTGCGAGAGCTCTATCTCAGTCACAATGGCATTGAGGTCATCGAGGGCTTGGAAAACAAC AAAAAGCTGACCACGCTGGACATTGCAGCAAATCGAGTAAAGAAAATTGAAAATATCAGCCAtttgacagagctgcaggagttCTGG ATGAACGATAACCAGATAGATAACTGGTCAGATCTGGATGAGCTAAAGAATGCCAAGACTCTGGAGACGGTGTATCTTGAGAGAAATCCGCTGCAGAAGGATCCCCAGTACCGGCGAAAGATCATGCTGGCGTTGCCCAGCGTGCGCCAGATTGACGCTACCTTTATCCGCTTCTAA